The Carassius auratus strain Wakin unplaced genomic scaffold, ASM336829v1 scaf_tig00016634, whole genome shotgun sequence genome window below encodes:
- the LOC113075261 gene encoding calcium/calmodulin-dependent protein kinase type II subunit gamma-like isoform X9: MCAGFMLRTRDGYLTIYCCCEVCVSMHSVFVTVSVKLCVKAGEMLSSLSPQPENLLLASKCKNAAVKLADFGLAIEVQGDQQAWFGFAGTPGYLSPEVLRKEAYGKPVDIWACGVILYILLVGYPPFWDEDQHKLYQQIKAGAYDFPSPEWDTVTPEAKNLINQMLTINPAKRITAQEALKHPWVCQRSTVASMMHRQETVECLKKFNARRKLKGAILTTMLVSRNFSAAKSLLNKKADVKKRKSSSTIQYMPQTNSTKNSIVTSPKGNLPSPALEAQTTVIHNAVDGIKESSDSSNATVEDEEMKGKLVDNSSVMPDSAHTPPGPSPALFTASKFTDLLGVVRRGSVPTCDAEGGSTITPAVVSAPFTPQTTNIPTQMSRLTDLVSSVRRPIATHTDSEPSAASRPLTAPVSAPSHPSPLPAQTSSSPLLLAHSRKQEIIKITEQLIEANNNGDFEAYAKICDPGLTCFEPEALGNLVEGMDFHRFYFENLLSKNSKPIHTTILNPHVHLIGDEAACIAYIRLTQYVDGQGRPHSSQSEETRVWHRRDSKWQNVHFHCSGAPAAPLQ, encoded by the exons atgtgcgCTGGTTTTATGTTAAGAACACGTGATGGGTATCTGACTATCTATTGTTGTTGTGAAGTGTGTGTCAGCATGCACAGTGTGTTTGTTACTGTGAGTGTAAAGTTGTGTGTTAAGGCAGGAGAAATGTTGTCTTCACTCTCCCCTCAGCCAGAGAATCTGCTCTTGGCCAGTAAGTGCAAGAACGCCGCTGTGAAGCTGGCCGACTTTGGACTGGCCATTGAGGTGCAGGGAGACCAGCAGGCATGGTTTG GATTTGCAGGGACACCAGGTTACCTGTCCCCTGAGGTGCTGAGGAAAGAAGCATATGGCAAACCGGTGGACATCTGGGCCTGCG GTGTGATTCTGTACATTCTGCTGGTTGGATATCCACCTTTCTGGGATGAGGATCAGCACAAACTTTATCAGCAGATCAAAGCGGGAGCTTATGAT TTTCCATCTCCCGAATGGGACACAGTTACTCCTGAAGCCAAAAATCTCATCAATCAAATGCTAACCATAAACCCTGCCAAGAGAATCACTGCACAGGAAGCTCTCAAACACCCATGGGTCTGC CAACGCTCTACTGTGGCTTCCATGATGCACAGACAAGAAACTGTGGAATGCCTGAAGAAGTTCAACGCCAGGAGGAAACTCAAG GGGGCCATCCTCACCACCATGCTTGTGTCACGGAACTTCTCTG CAGCCAAGAGCTTGTTGAACAAAAAAGCTGACGTTAAG AAGCGGAAGTCGAGCTCTACCATTCAGTACATG CCCCAGACAAACAGCACCAAAAACAGCATAGTCACCAGTCCCAAGGGAAACCTCCCCTCTCCTGCACTG GAGGCACAGACCACTGTCATCCATAATGCAGTGGATGGGATTAAG GAGTCGTCGGACAGCAGTAATGCCACAGTGGAGGATGAGGAAATGAAAG GAAAGCTTGTAGATAACAGTTCAGTTATGCCTGACTCCGCCCACACACCTCCTGGCCCCTCCCCTGCTCTTTTCA CTGCCTCTAAGTTCACTGATCTATTGGGTGTGGTTCGTCGGGGCTCTGTGCCCACATGTGATGCTGAGGGGGGAAGCACTATCACTCCAGCTGTTGTTTCCGCCCCCTTCACACCCCAGACCACCAATATTCCCACACAGA TGTCACGTTTGACTGATCTAGTGAGCAGTGTACGCAGACCTATAGCCACCCATACAGACAGTGAGCCATCAGCAGCCAGCAGACCCCTTACTGCCCCGGTATCTGCCCCATCACACCCCTCCCCTCTCCCTGCCCAAACGTCCTCAAGCCCCCTGCTGTTAGCACATT CACGCAAACAGGAGATCATCAAAATCACTGAACAGCTTATTGAGGCCAACAACAATGGCGACTTTGAAGCCTATGC TAAAATCTGTGACCCTGGACTCACCTGCTTTGAACCTGAGGCCTTGGGAAACCTTGTGGAGGGGATGGACTTCCACAGATTTTACTTTGAGAACT TGCTGTCTAAGAACAGTAAGCCCATCCACACCACAATCCTGAACCCTCACGTGCACCTGATTGGAGACGAGGCCGCCTGCATCGCCTACATCCGCCTCACGCAATATGTGGATGGGCAGGGCCGGCCgcacagcagccaatcagaagagacgAGGGTGTGGCATCGCCGGGACTCTAAATGGCAGAATGTCCATTTCCACTGTTCGGGAGCTCCAGCCGCCCCTCTACAGTGA
- the LOC113075261 gene encoding calcium/calmodulin-dependent protein kinase type II subunit gamma-like isoform X15: MCAGFMLRTRDGYLTIYCCCEVCVSMHSVFVTVSVKLCVKAGEMLSSLSPQPENLLLASKCKNAAVKLADFGLAIEVQGDQQAWFGFAGTPGYLSPEVLRKEAYGKPVDIWACGVILYILLVGYPPFWDEDQHKLYQQIKAGAYDFPSPEWDTVTPEAKNLINQMLTINPAKRITAQEALKHPWVCQRSTVASMMHRQETVECLKKFNARRKLKGAILTTMLVSRNFSVGSRQTTAPASVTAAAAAVAAAAGTTAGLVEQAAKSLLNKKADVKESSDSSNATVEDEEMKGKLVDNSSVMPDSAHTPPGPSPALFTASKFTDLLGVVRRGSVPTCDAEGGSTITPAVVSAPFTPQTTNIPTQMSRLTDLVSSVRRPIATHTDSEPSAASRPLTAPVSAPSHPSPLPAQTSSSPLLLAHSRKQEIIKITEQLIEANNNGDFEAYAKICDPGLTCFEPEALGNLVEGMDFHRFYFENLLSKNSKPIHTTILNPHVHLIGDEAACIAYIRLTQYVDGQGRPHSSQSEETRVWHRRDSKWQNVHFHCSGAPAAPLQ, encoded by the exons atgtgcgCTGGTTTTATGTTAAGAACACGTGATGGGTATCTGACTATCTATTGTTGTTGTGAAGTGTGTGTCAGCATGCACAGTGTGTTTGTTACTGTGAGTGTAAAGTTGTGTGTTAAGGCAGGAGAAATGTTGTCTTCACTCTCCCCTCAGCCAGAGAATCTGCTCTTGGCCAGTAAGTGCAAGAACGCCGCTGTGAAGCTGGCCGACTTTGGACTGGCCATTGAGGTGCAGGGAGACCAGCAGGCATGGTTTG GATTTGCAGGGACACCAGGTTACCTGTCCCCTGAGGTGCTGAGGAAAGAAGCATATGGCAAACCGGTGGACATCTGGGCCTGCG GTGTGATTCTGTACATTCTGCTGGTTGGATATCCACCTTTCTGGGATGAGGATCAGCACAAACTTTATCAGCAGATCAAAGCGGGAGCTTATGAT TTTCCATCTCCCGAATGGGACACAGTTACTCCTGAAGCCAAAAATCTCATCAATCAAATGCTAACCATAAACCCTGCCAAGAGAATCACTGCACAGGAAGCTCTCAAACACCCATGGGTCTGC CAACGCTCTACTGTGGCTTCCATGATGCACAGACAAGAAACTGTGGAATGCCTGAAGAAGTTCAACGCCAGGAGGAAACTCAAG GGGGCCATCCTCACCACCATGCTTGTGTCACGGAACTTCTCTG tGGGTAGCAGACAGACCACGGCTCCCGCCTCGGTCACTGCGGCTGCGGCTGCAGTAGCCGCGGCTGCAGGCACCACAGCAGGGCTGGTGGAACAAG CAGCCAAGAGCTTGTTGAACAAAAAAGCTGACGTTAAG GAGTCGTCGGACAGCAGTAATGCCACAGTGGAGGATGAGGAAATGAAAG GAAAGCTTGTAGATAACAGTTCAGTTATGCCTGACTCCGCCCACACACCTCCTGGCCCCTCCCCTGCTCTTTTCA CTGCCTCTAAGTTCACTGATCTATTGGGTGTGGTTCGTCGGGGCTCTGTGCCCACATGTGATGCTGAGGGGGGAAGCACTATCACTCCAGCTGTTGTTTCCGCCCCCTTCACACCCCAGACCACCAATATTCCCACACAGA TGTCACGTTTGACTGATCTAGTGAGCAGTGTACGCAGACCTATAGCCACCCATACAGACAGTGAGCCATCAGCAGCCAGCAGACCCCTTACTGCCCCGGTATCTGCCCCATCACACCCCTCCCCTCTCCCTGCCCAAACGTCCTCAAGCCCCCTGCTGTTAGCACATT CACGCAAACAGGAGATCATCAAAATCACTGAACAGCTTATTGAGGCCAACAACAATGGCGACTTTGAAGCCTATGC TAAAATCTGTGACCCTGGACTCACCTGCTTTGAACCTGAGGCCTTGGGAAACCTTGTGGAGGGGATGGACTTCCACAGATTTTACTTTGAGAACT TGCTGTCTAAGAACAGTAAGCCCATCCACACCACAATCCTGAACCCTCACGTGCACCTGATTGGAGACGAGGCCGCCTGCATCGCCTACATCCGCCTCACGCAATATGTGGATGGGCAGGGCCGGCCgcacagcagccaatcagaagagacgAGGGTGTGGCATCGCCGGGACTCTAAATGGCAGAATGTCCATTTCCACTGTTCGGGAGCTCCAGCCGCCCCTCTACAGTGA
- the LOC113075261 gene encoding calcium/calmodulin-dependent protein kinase type II subunit beta-like isoform X5 has translation MCAGFMLRTRDGYLTIYCCCEVCVSMHSVFVTVSVKLCVKAGEMLSSLSPQPENLLLASKCKNAAVKLADFGLAIEVQGDQQAWFGFAGTPGYLSPEVLRKEAYGKPVDIWACGVILYILLVGYPPFWDEDQHKLYQQIKAGAYDFPSPEWDTVTPEAKNLINQMLTINPAKRITAQEALKHPWVCQRSTVASMMHRQETVECLKKFNARRKLKGAILTTMLVSRNFSVGSRQTTAPASVTAAAAAVAAAAGTTAGLVEQAAKSLLNKKADVKKRKSSSTIQYMPQTNSTKNSIVTSPKGNLPSPALESSDSSNATVEDEEMKGKLVDNSSVMPDSAHTPPGPSPALFTASKFTDLLGVVRRGSVPTCDAEGGSTITPAVVSAPFTPQTTNIPTQMSRLTDLVSSVRRPIATHTDSEPSAASRPLTAPVSAPSHPSPLPAQTSSSPLLLAHSRKQEIIKITEQLIEANNNGDFEAYAKICDPGLTCFEPEALGNLVEGMDFHRFYFENLLSKNSKPIHTTILNPHVHLIGDEAACIAYIRLTQYVDGQGRPHSSQSEETRVWHRRDSKWQNVHFHCSGAPAAPLQ, from the exons atgtgcgCTGGTTTTATGTTAAGAACACGTGATGGGTATCTGACTATCTATTGTTGTTGTGAAGTGTGTGTCAGCATGCACAGTGTGTTTGTTACTGTGAGTGTAAAGTTGTGTGTTAAGGCAGGAGAAATGTTGTCTTCACTCTCCCCTCAGCCAGAGAATCTGCTCTTGGCCAGTAAGTGCAAGAACGCCGCTGTGAAGCTGGCCGACTTTGGACTGGCCATTGAGGTGCAGGGAGACCAGCAGGCATGGTTTG GATTTGCAGGGACACCAGGTTACCTGTCCCCTGAGGTGCTGAGGAAAGAAGCATATGGCAAACCGGTGGACATCTGGGCCTGCG GTGTGATTCTGTACATTCTGCTGGTTGGATATCCACCTTTCTGGGATGAGGATCAGCACAAACTTTATCAGCAGATCAAAGCGGGAGCTTATGAT TTTCCATCTCCCGAATGGGACACAGTTACTCCTGAAGCCAAAAATCTCATCAATCAAATGCTAACCATAAACCCTGCCAAGAGAATCACTGCACAGGAAGCTCTCAAACACCCATGGGTCTGC CAACGCTCTACTGTGGCTTCCATGATGCACAGACAAGAAACTGTGGAATGCCTGAAGAAGTTCAACGCCAGGAGGAAACTCAAG GGGGCCATCCTCACCACCATGCTTGTGTCACGGAACTTCTCTG tGGGTAGCAGACAGACCACGGCTCCCGCCTCGGTCACTGCGGCTGCGGCTGCAGTAGCCGCGGCTGCAGGCACCACAGCAGGGCTGGTGGAACAAG CAGCCAAGAGCTTGTTGAACAAAAAAGCTGACGTTAAG AAGCGGAAGTCGAGCTCTACCATTCAGTACATG CCCCAGACAAACAGCACCAAAAACAGCATAGTCACCAGTCCCAAGGGAAACCTCCCCTCTCCTGCACTG GAGTCGTCGGACAGCAGTAATGCCACAGTGGAGGATGAGGAAATGAAAG GAAAGCTTGTAGATAACAGTTCAGTTATGCCTGACTCCGCCCACACACCTCCTGGCCCCTCCCCTGCTCTTTTCA CTGCCTCTAAGTTCACTGATCTATTGGGTGTGGTTCGTCGGGGCTCTGTGCCCACATGTGATGCTGAGGGGGGAAGCACTATCACTCCAGCTGTTGTTTCCGCCCCCTTCACACCCCAGACCACCAATATTCCCACACAGA TGTCACGTTTGACTGATCTAGTGAGCAGTGTACGCAGACCTATAGCCACCCATACAGACAGTGAGCCATCAGCAGCCAGCAGACCCCTTACTGCCCCGGTATCTGCCCCATCACACCCCTCCCCTCTCCCTGCCCAAACGTCCTCAAGCCCCCTGCTGTTAGCACATT CACGCAAACAGGAGATCATCAAAATCACTGAACAGCTTATTGAGGCCAACAACAATGGCGACTTTGAAGCCTATGC TAAAATCTGTGACCCTGGACTCACCTGCTTTGAACCTGAGGCCTTGGGAAACCTTGTGGAGGGGATGGACTTCCACAGATTTTACTTTGAGAACT TGCTGTCTAAGAACAGTAAGCCCATCCACACCACAATCCTGAACCCTCACGTGCACCTGATTGGAGACGAGGCCGCCTGCATCGCCTACATCCGCCTCACGCAATATGTGGATGGGCAGGGCCGGCCgcacagcagccaatcagaagagacgAGGGTGTGGCATCGCCGGGACTCTAAATGGCAGAATGTCCATTTCCACTGTTCGGGAGCTCCAGCCGCCCCTCTACAGTGA
- the LOC113075261 gene encoding calcium/calmodulin-dependent protein kinase type II subunit beta-like isoform X30: MCAGFMLRTRDGYLTIYCCCEVCVSMHSVFVTVSVKLCVKAGEMLSSLSPQPENLLLASKCKNAAVKLADFGLAIEVQGDQQAWFGFAGTPGYLSPEVLRKEAYGKPVDIWACGVILYILLVGYPPFWDEDQHKLYQQIKAGAYDFPSPEWDTVTPEAKNLINQMLTINPAKRITAQEALKHPWVCQRSTVASMMHRQETVECLKKFNARRKLKGAILTTMLVSRNFSVGSRQTTAPASVTAAAAAVAAAAGTTAGLVEQAAKSLLNKKADVKESSDSSNATVEDEEMKARKQEIIKITEQLIEANNNGDFEAYAKICDPGLTCFEPEALGNLVEGMDFHRFYFENLLSKNSKPIHTTILNPHVHLIGDEAACIAYIRLTQYVDGQGRPHSSQSEETRVWHRRDSKWQNVHFHCSGAPAAPLQ, from the exons atgtgcgCTGGTTTTATGTTAAGAACACGTGATGGGTATCTGACTATCTATTGTTGTTGTGAAGTGTGTGTCAGCATGCACAGTGTGTTTGTTACTGTGAGTGTAAAGTTGTGTGTTAAGGCAGGAGAAATGTTGTCTTCACTCTCCCCTCAGCCAGAGAATCTGCTCTTGGCCAGTAAGTGCAAGAACGCCGCTGTGAAGCTGGCCGACTTTGGACTGGCCATTGAGGTGCAGGGAGACCAGCAGGCATGGTTTG GATTTGCAGGGACACCAGGTTACCTGTCCCCTGAGGTGCTGAGGAAAGAAGCATATGGCAAACCGGTGGACATCTGGGCCTGCG GTGTGATTCTGTACATTCTGCTGGTTGGATATCCACCTTTCTGGGATGAGGATCAGCACAAACTTTATCAGCAGATCAAAGCGGGAGCTTATGAT TTTCCATCTCCCGAATGGGACACAGTTACTCCTGAAGCCAAAAATCTCATCAATCAAATGCTAACCATAAACCCTGCCAAGAGAATCACTGCACAGGAAGCTCTCAAACACCCATGGGTCTGC CAACGCTCTACTGTGGCTTCCATGATGCACAGACAAGAAACTGTGGAATGCCTGAAGAAGTTCAACGCCAGGAGGAAACTCAAG GGGGCCATCCTCACCACCATGCTTGTGTCACGGAACTTCTCTG tGGGTAGCAGACAGACCACGGCTCCCGCCTCGGTCACTGCGGCTGCGGCTGCAGTAGCCGCGGCTGCAGGCACCACAGCAGGGCTGGTGGAACAAG CAGCCAAGAGCTTGTTGAACAAAAAAGCTGACGTTAAG GAGTCGTCGGACAGCAGTAATGCCACAGTGGAGGATGAGGAAATGAAAG CACGCAAACAGGAGATCATCAAAATCACTGAACAGCTTATTGAGGCCAACAACAATGGCGACTTTGAAGCCTATGC TAAAATCTGTGACCCTGGACTCACCTGCTTTGAACCTGAGGCCTTGGGAAACCTTGTGGAGGGGATGGACTTCCACAGATTTTACTTTGAGAACT TGCTGTCTAAGAACAGTAAGCCCATCCACACCACAATCCTGAACCCTCACGTGCACCTGATTGGAGACGAGGCCGCCTGCATCGCCTACATCCGCCTCACGCAATATGTGGATGGGCAGGGCCGGCCgcacagcagccaatcagaagagacgAGGGTGTGGCATCGCCGGGACTCTAAATGGCAGAATGTCCATTTCCACTGTTCGGGAGCTCCAGCCGCCCCTCTACAGTGA
- the LOC113075261 gene encoding calcium/calmodulin-dependent protein kinase type II subunit beta-like isoform X29, whose translation MCAGFMLRTRDGYLTIYCCCEVCVSMHSVFVTVSVKLCVKAGEMLSSLSPQPENLLLASKCKNAAVKLADFGLAIEVQGDQQAWFGFAGTPGYLSPEVLRKEAYGKPVDIWACGVILYILLVGYPPFWDEDQHKLYQQIKAGAYDFPSPEWDTVTPEAKNLINQMLTINPAKRITAQEALKHPWVCQRSTVASMMHRQETVECLKKFNARRKLKGAILTTMLVSRNFSVGSRQTTAPASVTAAAAAVAAAAGTTAGLVEQAAKSLLNKKADVKKRKSSSTIQYMESSDSSNATVEDEEMKARKQEIIKITEQLIEANNNGDFEAYAKICDPGLTCFEPEALGNLVEGMDFHRFYFENLLSKNSKPIHTTILNPHVHLIGDEAACIAYIRLTQYVDGQGRPHSSQSEETRVWHRRDSKWQNVHFHCSGAPAAPLQ comes from the exons atgtgcgCTGGTTTTATGTTAAGAACACGTGATGGGTATCTGACTATCTATTGTTGTTGTGAAGTGTGTGTCAGCATGCACAGTGTGTTTGTTACTGTGAGTGTAAAGTTGTGTGTTAAGGCAGGAGAAATGTTGTCTTCACTCTCCCCTCAGCCAGAGAATCTGCTCTTGGCCAGTAAGTGCAAGAACGCCGCTGTGAAGCTGGCCGACTTTGGACTGGCCATTGAGGTGCAGGGAGACCAGCAGGCATGGTTTG GATTTGCAGGGACACCAGGTTACCTGTCCCCTGAGGTGCTGAGGAAAGAAGCATATGGCAAACCGGTGGACATCTGGGCCTGCG GTGTGATTCTGTACATTCTGCTGGTTGGATATCCACCTTTCTGGGATGAGGATCAGCACAAACTTTATCAGCAGATCAAAGCGGGAGCTTATGAT TTTCCATCTCCCGAATGGGACACAGTTACTCCTGAAGCCAAAAATCTCATCAATCAAATGCTAACCATAAACCCTGCCAAGAGAATCACTGCACAGGAAGCTCTCAAACACCCATGGGTCTGC CAACGCTCTACTGTGGCTTCCATGATGCACAGACAAGAAACTGTGGAATGCCTGAAGAAGTTCAACGCCAGGAGGAAACTCAAG GGGGCCATCCTCACCACCATGCTTGTGTCACGGAACTTCTCTG tGGGTAGCAGACAGACCACGGCTCCCGCCTCGGTCACTGCGGCTGCGGCTGCAGTAGCCGCGGCTGCAGGCACCACAGCAGGGCTGGTGGAACAAG CAGCCAAGAGCTTGTTGAACAAAAAAGCTGACGTTAAG AAGCGGAAGTCGAGCTCTACCATTCAGTACATG GAGTCGTCGGACAGCAGTAATGCCACAGTGGAGGATGAGGAAATGAAAG CACGCAAACAGGAGATCATCAAAATCACTGAACAGCTTATTGAGGCCAACAACAATGGCGACTTTGAAGCCTATGC TAAAATCTGTGACCCTGGACTCACCTGCTTTGAACCTGAGGCCTTGGGAAACCTTGTGGAGGGGATGGACTTCCACAGATTTTACTTTGAGAACT TGCTGTCTAAGAACAGTAAGCCCATCCACACCACAATCCTGAACCCTCACGTGCACCTGATTGGAGACGAGGCCGCCTGCATCGCCTACATCCGCCTCACGCAATATGTGGATGGGCAGGGCCGGCCgcacagcagccaatcagaagagacgAGGGTGTGGCATCGCCGGGACTCTAAATGGCAGAATGTCCATTTCCACTGTTCGGGAGCTCCAGCCGCCCCTCTACAGTGA
- the LOC113075261 gene encoding calcium/calmodulin-dependent protein kinase type II subunit beta-like isoform X23 has product MCAGFMLRTRDGYLTIYCCCEVCVSMHSVFVTVSVKLCVKAGEMLSSLSPQPENLLLASKCKNAAVKLADFGLAIEVQGDQQAWFGFAGTPGYLSPEVLRKEAYGKPVDIWACGVILYILLVGYPPFWDEDQHKLYQQIKAGAYDFPSPEWDTVTPEAKNLINQMLTINPAKRITAQEALKHPWVCQRSTVASMMHRQETVECLKKFNARRKLKGAILTTMLVSRNFSVGSRQTTAPASVTAAAAAVAAAAGTTAGLVEQAAKSLLNKKADVKESSDSSNATVEDEEMKAASKFTDLLGVVRRGSVPTCDAEGGSTITPAVVSAPFTPQTTNIPTQMSRLTDLVSSVRRPIATHTDSEPSAASRPLTAPVSAPSHPSPLPAQTSSSPLLLAHSRKQEIIKITEQLIEANNNGDFEAYAKICDPGLTCFEPEALGNLVEGMDFHRFYFENLLSKNSKPIHTTILNPHVHLIGDEAACIAYIRLTQYVDGQGRPHSSQSEETRVWHRRDSKWQNVHFHCSGAPAAPLQ; this is encoded by the exons atgtgcgCTGGTTTTATGTTAAGAACACGTGATGGGTATCTGACTATCTATTGTTGTTGTGAAGTGTGTGTCAGCATGCACAGTGTGTTTGTTACTGTGAGTGTAAAGTTGTGTGTTAAGGCAGGAGAAATGTTGTCTTCACTCTCCCCTCAGCCAGAGAATCTGCTCTTGGCCAGTAAGTGCAAGAACGCCGCTGTGAAGCTGGCCGACTTTGGACTGGCCATTGAGGTGCAGGGAGACCAGCAGGCATGGTTTG GATTTGCAGGGACACCAGGTTACCTGTCCCCTGAGGTGCTGAGGAAAGAAGCATATGGCAAACCGGTGGACATCTGGGCCTGCG GTGTGATTCTGTACATTCTGCTGGTTGGATATCCACCTTTCTGGGATGAGGATCAGCACAAACTTTATCAGCAGATCAAAGCGGGAGCTTATGAT TTTCCATCTCCCGAATGGGACACAGTTACTCCTGAAGCCAAAAATCTCATCAATCAAATGCTAACCATAAACCCTGCCAAGAGAATCACTGCACAGGAAGCTCTCAAACACCCATGGGTCTGC CAACGCTCTACTGTGGCTTCCATGATGCACAGACAAGAAACTGTGGAATGCCTGAAGAAGTTCAACGCCAGGAGGAAACTCAAG GGGGCCATCCTCACCACCATGCTTGTGTCACGGAACTTCTCTG tGGGTAGCAGACAGACCACGGCTCCCGCCTCGGTCACTGCGGCTGCGGCTGCAGTAGCCGCGGCTGCAGGCACCACAGCAGGGCTGGTGGAACAAG CAGCCAAGAGCTTGTTGAACAAAAAAGCTGACGTTAAG GAGTCGTCGGACAGCAGTAATGCCACAGTGGAGGATGAGGAAATGAAAG CTGCCTCTAAGTTCACTGATCTATTGGGTGTGGTTCGTCGGGGCTCTGTGCCCACATGTGATGCTGAGGGGGGAAGCACTATCACTCCAGCTGTTGTTTCCGCCCCCTTCACACCCCAGACCACCAATATTCCCACACAGA TGTCACGTTTGACTGATCTAGTGAGCAGTGTACGCAGACCTATAGCCACCCATACAGACAGTGAGCCATCAGCAGCCAGCAGACCCCTTACTGCCCCGGTATCTGCCCCATCACACCCCTCCCCTCTCCCTGCCCAAACGTCCTCAAGCCCCCTGCTGTTAGCACATT CACGCAAACAGGAGATCATCAAAATCACTGAACAGCTTATTGAGGCCAACAACAATGGCGACTTTGAAGCCTATGC TAAAATCTGTGACCCTGGACTCACCTGCTTTGAACCTGAGGCCTTGGGAAACCTTGTGGAGGGGATGGACTTCCACAGATTTTACTTTGAGAACT TGCTGTCTAAGAACAGTAAGCCCATCCACACCACAATCCTGAACCCTCACGTGCACCTGATTGGAGACGAGGCCGCCTGCATCGCCTACATCCGCCTCACGCAATATGTGGATGGGCAGGGCCGGCCgcacagcagccaatcagaagagacgAGGGTGTGGCATCGCCGGGACTCTAAATGGCAGAATGTCCATTTCCACTGTTCGGGAGCTCCAGCCGCCCCTCTACAGTGA
- the LOC113075261 gene encoding calcium/calmodulin-dependent protein kinase type II subunit beta-like isoform X33, whose product MCAGFMLRTRDGYLTIYCCCEVCVSMHSVFVTVSVKLCVKAGEMLSSLSPQPENLLLASKCKNAAVKLADFGLAIEVQGDQQAWFGFAGTPGYLSPEVLRKEAYGKPVDIWACGVILYILLVGYPPFWDEDQHKLYQQIKAGAYDFPSPEWDTVTPEAKNLINQMLTINPAKRITAQEALKHPWVCQRSTVASMMHRQETVECLKKFNARRKLKGAILTTMLVSRNFSAAKSLLNKKADVKESSDSSNATVEDEEMKARKQEIIKITEQLIEANNNGDFEAYAKICDPGLTCFEPEALGNLVEGMDFHRFYFENLLSKNSKPIHTTILNPHVHLIGDEAACIAYIRLTQYVDGQGRPHSSQSEETRVWHRRDSKWQNVHFHCSGAPAAPLQ is encoded by the exons atgtgcgCTGGTTTTATGTTAAGAACACGTGATGGGTATCTGACTATCTATTGTTGTTGTGAAGTGTGTGTCAGCATGCACAGTGTGTTTGTTACTGTGAGTGTAAAGTTGTGTGTTAAGGCAGGAGAAATGTTGTCTTCACTCTCCCCTCAGCCAGAGAATCTGCTCTTGGCCAGTAAGTGCAAGAACGCCGCTGTGAAGCTGGCCGACTTTGGACTGGCCATTGAGGTGCAGGGAGACCAGCAGGCATGGTTTG GATTTGCAGGGACACCAGGTTACCTGTCCCCTGAGGTGCTGAGGAAAGAAGCATATGGCAAACCGGTGGACATCTGGGCCTGCG GTGTGATTCTGTACATTCTGCTGGTTGGATATCCACCTTTCTGGGATGAGGATCAGCACAAACTTTATCAGCAGATCAAAGCGGGAGCTTATGAT TTTCCATCTCCCGAATGGGACACAGTTACTCCTGAAGCCAAAAATCTCATCAATCAAATGCTAACCATAAACCCTGCCAAGAGAATCACTGCACAGGAAGCTCTCAAACACCCATGGGTCTGC CAACGCTCTACTGTGGCTTCCATGATGCACAGACAAGAAACTGTGGAATGCCTGAAGAAGTTCAACGCCAGGAGGAAACTCAAG GGGGCCATCCTCACCACCATGCTTGTGTCACGGAACTTCTCTG CAGCCAAGAGCTTGTTGAACAAAAAAGCTGACGTTAAG GAGTCGTCGGACAGCAGTAATGCCACAGTGGAGGATGAGGAAATGAAAG CACGCAAACAGGAGATCATCAAAATCACTGAACAGCTTATTGAGGCCAACAACAATGGCGACTTTGAAGCCTATGC TAAAATCTGTGACCCTGGACTCACCTGCTTTGAACCTGAGGCCTTGGGAAACCTTGTGGAGGGGATGGACTTCCACAGATTTTACTTTGAGAACT TGCTGTCTAAGAACAGTAAGCCCATCCACACCACAATCCTGAACCCTCACGTGCACCTGATTGGAGACGAGGCCGCCTGCATCGCCTACATCCGCCTCACGCAATATGTGGATGGGCAGGGCCGGCCgcacagcagccaatcagaagagacgAGGGTGTGGCATCGCCGGGACTCTAAATGGCAGAATGTCCATTTCCACTGTTCGGGAGCTCCAGCCGCCCCTCTACAGTGA